Within Marinomonas mediterranea MMB-1, the genomic segment ATGACTGAAAAACAATGGATAGCCAACCATTTAATGATGGCATCGGGATCAGCTGCTGTGTGTCGATCATTCCAGAAGACGCATATTGCTGTATGGCTGCGATAACAAGTGTCGGTACGGGGACGAAAGCGCTCGACCAAACAATAAAGCTAATGGGCCTGTCTGGTTTATAGAGACGAATGATCGCATTGCAGCCTGTCCAGCTGAGTGCTGCAACAAACATAAGCGCAATACCTATAACAGGAACGGATTCACCGCGGTACATAACCACCAGAAGAAAGCCGATAAACGCGACTAAGACCCCGATACTTTTTACCATTGGGAGGCGCTCTTTAAAGAATATAACCGCCATGATAAGCGTCATAAACACGGCGGATTGCATCAGGATAGAAGACAAACCTGCTGGCGTTCCGAGCGCGACGGCAAGGTTCACTACTCCCCACATTCCAATGCCAAAAAGGAGCCCATGTAAGGCAATCATAGACATAGGTACGTTAGGACGTTTAAGAAAGAACGCTAATGGCAATGCGGTAAACGTAAATCTTAGACAGGTCATCATCACAGGATCCATGTGTTCTGCCCCCCAACGAATGACAACAAAGTTAAAACCCCATATTAGGGGAATAAACATAACGAGTAGGCGAGCATATAGCGGCATGACCAAATTCCAAGTTTTTGTAGACGACGTATGACGATAGCGTACAGGCCAATCTGAAAGTAGAGTCAGATAGCGGCAATACCTCGTCAAACTGTATGGTTGGAAGACGATAAGGTCAGTTATAAGTAACCTGAAACCATACAGCTGGCAGTGCGACCAATTTTAATAGTCGGCTTTGGTAAAATTCGCTTGGATTCTCATGTTTAAAAAATCTTTGGCTGTTATCGGTGGATAGCGCTTGTCTGGGCCTTGTATCGTCTGTTCTTTGTTTGCCTGACAAAAAAACGCGATAGAGTGTCGACTGCCACAGTATTCGTCTTTTAAAGGCATACGAACACGATGAAAGTTTGATTTGAGCCGATCATCACTCCATCTCATTAACATGTCGCCTATGTTGCAGGTCACAACATTGCTTCTTGGAGGAATGCTTGTCCAGCTTTGGCTGTCGATCTCTTTTCCTGGGCAAACCTGCAATCCACCATGCCCTTCATGCTGAAACAGCAAGGTAAGACAATCAAAATCTGTATGGGCGCCTGCTCGCCAAATGTTCTCTTGTTGATCGACGCCCTCGGTTGGAAAATAATGCAATAAACGCAGAGTGCTTTGATAATCCGGCTTATTCGGATCATGAGCGTCTGAAAAGAAGTCGTGCTCAAAGCCCAGCTTGTCGGCAAAACAAGACAGGACCTTCATGCCTAATGACCAGCACTTATTTTCGAACGTCATCATATTATGCTGAAAGGCGGGTAATTCCTCTTCTGTTGGCCAGAGGTCTTGCATATGGAATTGCGTAATTTGGTAGGACTCTTTTTGGTCTGCCGTTCCTGTGGAAGGCCTGATTTGGCTGCGACTTTCCCAACCCGCGTTGATGCCTTTCGGTCTTAGATATCGCTCTTTCACTTTTTTTTTGAGGTTGAAGAATCGGTTTGATTCAAAAAATGCCGCATCGATTTCGCTTTTAGAAATCCCGTGATGGCTGAGTTGAAAAAAACCTATTTCGGTCGCAGCGGACCAGAGCTGTTCTGTGATTTCACTTCGGCGTTGTTCAAAGTTGCTTAAATCGATGACTCGTATTTCTCTGTCATTGGCTTCTTTGCCTGCGTTACCAACAGCAGATTCTCTATTTAATTCTTCAAGTGAATAGGTCATTACGTTCTCCATTTACATGTCGATACCGTTGTCTCTCTATCGCGGTATAGGATGAATGGAGCAATGACCTAGTGTGACCCACCTGCCAGCTTCTACTCCTCGTGTATTTTTGTTTTACCACACCCCTTCTTGGAGTTTTGCTGCTTCGTCTTCAAGGCAAGGACCGAGGACTTCAACGTCGCGTTGCCCTGAATTAAAAACGGTTCGACACGGTAAATCTAATGTCGGGTTTTCGGGGTGATTACCTGTGATGCGTTTTAATCGGGCTTCACTTAAACCGTAAACAACACGACCTACACCCGCCCAATAAGCCGAACCTGCACACATCGCGCAAGGCTCAGCAGAAATATAGAGCGTGCATTTCGCCAAAAAGTCAGGCCGATAGGCTTTACTGGCTCGTGTCATAAGTTTGCGTTCAGCGTGCCCCGTCATGTCCAAATCCGGCAGATAACCGTTGATCTGATCCATAAGTATCTGCCCTTGATCATCGGCGAGAATCGCAGCAAATGGGTGAATCCCTTTCTGCTTTGCATCTTCAGCTAATCGGAAGGTTTTTTTCAGTAGTTGAGTGTCTATTTCGTTTAGTTCATTCGCTGAATTCATAGTCATTCTCACGCATTATTCGTTATTTTTTCTTCGGTAAACTCCAAGGGAAAAAGTACATTTGTATCCATTGCACGGATTTAAATAGCAACAAACTGATTGCGGCTAAAAAGATCAGTCCAGCAAACGCCTGTGGTATTTTGAAAAACGATGTTGAGAATTGAATGAAATACCCAAGCCCTTTTTCTGCTGCGACAAATTCGGCGACAACCGCGCCAATAATGGCGAGGGTAATGGACACTCGTAAGCCGCTAAAAATATGAGGAATTGCATACGGGATCCGGATCTGCCACGTTTCACGATATCTTGGCGCGCGTAAAGATTGGCTTAATTCAATCATTTCGGGTGGTGTTTCTAACATGCCTGTTGTTGTTGAAACGACCAATGGAAAAAACGTAATCAAACAGGTGATTAATACTCTAGAAGGATCGTCTGTGCCGAGTAATACAATGATCAAGGGTGCAACGGCGACAACAGGCGTCGATTGAATGACAATCAGAGCAGGATATAAGGTTCTATTTAAGAGCTCAGATCGAATCATGCCAATTGAAAGTGGTATCGCAATTAGAATCGACAAGGCAAAACCCATTAGTGCAACACGCAATGTCGCCCAGAGGTGGGTAAGCCATCGAGAAATCTCTACGTCGAAAAAAGCCGAAACAATGGCAGAAGGTGCCGGTAATATATAATTCGGCACGTTGCCTACCTGACAAACAAGTTCCCACAACGCAATTAAGACGATGAAGAAAAGCGCAGGAGCAAATCGATAGAGTTGCCGCCCTAAAGCGCTTTTAGGCAGGGACGCTTGGCTCATATATATGTCCTCTAATGGTGTCAGTTAATGCGACAAATTTGGGATCGTTAATTGTTTTCGATGTACGTGGTCTGGGGAGGTCTACCTTAATGAGGTCCAACACTGAGCCCGGGCGCTTACTCATGACCAGTATTCGATCAGCAAGCAATACCGCTTCATTAATCGAATGAGTGATAAAGAGCACTGTTTTTGGCTTTTCATGCCAAATTTTGAGTAAATCGAATCCGATTTGTTCTCTTGTTAATGCATCCAGTGCCGAAAAGGGTTCATCCATTAATAATATGTCTGGGTTGAGCAATAACGCCCGAACAATACCCACTCGCTGTTGCATACCACCGGAGAGCTCATCGGGCATTTTTTCTGAAAATTGACTGAGCCCGGCCATATTTAGTAATTCGTCAGCGCGCTTTTCGTCGTCTTTGGAGTACCTTCCGTATTTGTGCTTCAAAGGAAATAAAACATTCTTTTTCACATTTAACCAAGGAAGAAGGTTCGCCTTTTGAAAGACGATCCCGACATCGTCACGAGGCTCAACAACCGGATTATTAAAAATACTGACAGAGCCGTGGGACGGGATAAGTAAACCCGCGACCATGCGTAAAAGAGTGGATTTACCGCAACCGGAAGGTCCAACCACCGCCACAAATTCGTGGCGGTGGATATTGAGGTTGATATCTTGCA encodes:
- a CDS encoding ABC transporter ATP-binding protein, yielding MTSQQQTAFVCMEGVGHKYDLSPNAPMAVQDINLNIHRHEFVAVVGPSGCGKSTLLRMVAGLLIPSHGSVSIFNNPVVEPRDDVGIVFQKANLLPWLNVKKNVLFPLKHKYGRYSKDDEKRADELLNMAGLSQFSEKMPDELSGGMQQRVGIVRALLLNPDILLMDEPFSALDALTREQIGFDLLKIWHEKPKTVLFITHSINEAVLLADRILVMSKRPGSVLDLIKVDLPRPRTSKTINDPKFVALTDTIRGHIYEPSVPA
- a CDS encoding EamA family transporter produces the protein MPLYARLLVMFIPLIWGFNFVVIRWGAEHMDPVMMTCLRFTFTALPLAFFLKRPNVPMSMIALHGLLFGIGMWGVVNLAVALGTPAGLSSILMQSAVFMTLIMAVIFFKERLPMVKSIGVLVAFIGFLLVVMYRGESVPVIGIALMFVAALSWTGCNAIIRLYKPDRPISFIVWSSAFVPVPTLVIAAIQQYASSGMIDTQQLIPMPSLNGWLSIVFQSLITTIIGYGIWTWAIMRYGLGNVTPYSLLVPVSGLFFGWAIYEEALSSMEVIGSSAILAGLAILSYPVKAPHINKKPVLE
- a CDS encoding isopenicillin N synthase family dioxygenase, giving the protein MTYSLEELNRESAVGNAGKEANDREIRVIDLSNFEQRRSEITEQLWSAATEIGFFQLSHHGISKSEIDAAFFESNRFFNLKKKVKERYLRPKGINAGWESRSQIRPSTGTADQKESYQITQFHMQDLWPTEEELPAFQHNMMTFENKCWSLGMKVLSCFADKLGFEHDFFSDAHDPNKPDYQSTLRLLHYFPTEGVDQQENIWRAGAHTDFDCLTLLFQHEGHGGLQVCPGKEIDSQSWTSIPPRSNVVTCNIGDMLMRWSDDRLKSNFHRVRMPLKDEYCGSRHSIAFFCQANKEQTIQGPDKRYPPITAKDFLNMRIQANFTKADY
- a CDS encoding nucleoside deaminase is translated as MNSANELNEIDTQLLKKTFRLAEDAKQKGIHPFAAILADDQGQILMDQINGYLPDLDMTGHAERKLMTRASKAYRPDFLAKCTLYISAEPCAMCAGSAYWAGVGRVVYGLSEARLKRITGNHPENPTLDLPCRTVFNSGQRDVEVLGPCLEDEAAKLQEGVW
- a CDS encoding ABC transporter permease translates to MSQASLPKSALGRQLYRFAPALFFIVLIALWELVCQVGNVPNYILPAPSAIVSAFFDVEISRWLTHLWATLRVALMGFALSILIAIPLSIGMIRSELLNRTLYPALIVIQSTPVVAVAPLIIVLLGTDDPSRVLITCLITFFPLVVSTTTGMLETPPEMIELSQSLRAPRYRETWQIRIPYAIPHIFSGLRVSITLAIIGAVVAEFVAAEKGLGYFIQFSTSFFKIPQAFAGLIFLAAISLLLFKSVQWIQMYFFPWSLPKKK